A genomic segment from Anaeromicrobium sediminis encodes:
- the pdxR gene encoding MocR-like pyridoxine biosynthesis transcription factor PdxR, with amino-acid sequence MRIKVDRDSKIALYIQIKNQIRDKIYSKVFPQNYILPSERELSDMIKVNRSTIIKAYQELKSEGLIASEVGKGTYVVYTDEIENNEKLHNFINRFYWDEIYSESSKQNYGDSISKIMKTDHGQRIISLSGGIPCPDSFPEEELKKIHMNLVENDMEKVFLHSPVDGYMPLKNEISNLLLNRGIKASPKEIMISSGSQQGLDLIVRTFINSGDVVLVEEPTFFAALQLFKTIGAKVIGVPIDNDGMRTDILKYLIDKHNPKCIYTIPTFQNPTGITMSMERRHELLNISSKYNVPIIEDDPYGELRYEGEDFPTLKALDRNNQVLYLSTFSKVIALGLRVGWIVAPEKVINKLSSLKQITDLHVNTLSQHTMYEFLKDGYYEKHVKRVKKEYLFKRNLMAMELQMDSLKECSFELPKGGYYIWYKVSNKLNSNSLIRRSVENGVNYMPGQLFYNKLGENNNYIRLNFTYPRREEIVERIKRLKDSIRQVR; translated from the coding sequence ATGAGGATTAAGGTAGATAGAGATAGTAAAATAGCTTTGTATATACAAATTAAAAACCAAATAAGAGATAAAATATATTCTAAAGTATTTCCTCAGAACTATATACTTCCTTCCGAGAGAGAACTTTCGGATATGATTAAGGTTAATAGAAGTACAATAATAAAGGCCTATCAAGAATTAAAGTCAGAAGGGTTGATCGCCTCAGAAGTAGGTAAAGGTACTTATGTTGTATACACTGATGAGATAGAAAATAATGAGAAATTACATAACTTTATTAATAGATTTTATTGGGATGAAATATATAGTGAAAGTTCAAAGCAAAATTATGGGGATAGTATTAGTAAGATTATGAAAACTGATCATGGTCAAAGAATAATTTCCCTTTCTGGAGGAATTCCATGTCCAGATTCATTTCCTGAAGAAGAATTAAAAAAAATTCATATGAACCTAGTGGAAAATGATATGGAAAAGGTATTCTTACATAGTCCAGTAGATGGATATATGCCACTTAAAAATGAAATTAGCAATTTACTATTAAATAGAGGAATCAAAGCATCACCTAAGGAAATAATGATTTCATCAGGTTCCCAACAGGGTTTAGATCTTATAGTTAGAACATTTATAAATTCAGGAGATGTAGTTTTAGTAGAAGAACCTACTTTCTTTGCAGCACTTCAGCTTTTTAAGACTATAGGTGCAAAGGTTATAGGTGTTCCTATAGATAATGATGGAATGAGAACGGATATATTAAAGTATTTGATAGATAAGCATAACCCTAAGTGCATTTATACAATTCCAACCTTTCAAAATCCTACAGGAATAACTATGAGTATGGAAAGAAGACATGAACTTTTAAATATATCTTCAAAATATAATGTGCCTATAATTGAGGATGATCCCTATGGGGAGTTAAGGTATGAAGGTGAGGATTTTCCAACCCTAAAGGCGTTAGATAGAAACAATCAAGTTCTTTATTTATCTACCTTTTCAAAGGTTATTGCCCTAGGATTGAGAGTAGGATGGATAGTTGCACCAGAGAAGGTTATAAATAAACTTAGTTCTCTAAAGCAGATAACAGATTTACATGTAAATACTTTAAGCCAACATACTATGTATGAATTCTTGAAAGATGGGTATTATGAAAAGCATGTTAAAAGAGTAAAAAAAGAATATTTATTTAAAAGAAATTTAATGGCTATGGAGTTACAAATGGATTCTTTGAAGGAATGTTCCTTTGAACTACCTAAGGGAGGATATTATATTTGGTATAAAGTCTCTAATAAGCTAAATTCTAATTCTCTTATAAGAAGGTCCGTTGAAAATGGAGTGAACTATATGCCAGGGCAGCTTTTTTATAATAAGTTGGGAGAAAATAATAATTATATTAGATTGAATTTTACTTACCCTAGAAGAGAGGAAATTGTTGAGAGAATAAAAAGGTTAAAAGATAGTATTAGGCAGGTAAGATAG
- a CDS encoding aspartate/glutamate racemase family protein → MKKIGLIGGMSWESSLEYYRILNEEVKNKLGQLHSAECIMYSVDFQEIERLQHEHRWEDLAKKMIDVASRLKRAGADFIVICTNTMHKMADHIEREVGIKVLHIADAAGEKIIKKGIKKVGLLGTKFTMEGDFYKKRLNDKYNIQVVIPNERDREVVHNVIYNELCLGEIREYSKKKYIEIINKLAKEGAEGVILGCTEIPLLIKKEDVNIPVFDTTTIHGTAAVKFALNGDKSS, encoded by the coding sequence ATGAAAAAAATAGGATTAATAGGTGGCATGAGTTGGGAGTCATCATTGGAGTACTATAGGATTTTAAATGAGGAAGTTAAAAATAAATTAGGACAACTTCATTCTGCTGAGTGCATAATGTATTCCGTTGATTTTCAAGAAATAGAAAGATTACAGCATGAACATAGATGGGAAGATTTAGCTAAAAAGATGATTGATGTGGCATCTAGATTAAAAAGGGCTGGTGCAGATTTTATTGTGATTTGTACTAATACCATGCATAAAATGGCTGATCATATTGAAAGGGAAGTGGGAATTAAAGTTTTACATATAGCAGATGCAGCTGGAGAGAAAATCATTAAAAAGGGAATCAAAAAAGTTGGTTTACTAGGAACTAAATTTACTATGGAAGGTGATTTTTATAAGAAGAGATTAAATGACAAATATAATATTCAGGTAGTCATTCCTAATGAAAGGGATAGGGAAGTAGTTCATAATGTTATTTATAATGAATTATGTCTTGGAGAGATAAGGGAATATTCTAAGAAAAAGTACATAGAAATAATAAATAAACTAGCCAAAGAGGGAGCAGAAGGTGTTATTTTAGGATGTACAGAAATTCCTTTATTGATAAAGAAAGAAGATGTGAATATTCCAGTATTTGATACTACAACAATACATGGAACTGCTGCTGTTAAATTTGCTCTAAATGGTGATAAAAGCAGTTAG
- a CDS encoding AzlC family ABC transporter permease yields MELKSMVSREREEFLLGIKKTIPFMIGVMPFGLAYGIMASQAHLSVLETTLMSMIVFAGSAQFMAIGMISEGVGFTYIVISTLLINLRHLLMGLSLSPYFKNLKLRWLYLLSFGMTDEGYACTISYYQDKGVDEGNPYFMLGSEVGLYIFWMGSSIIGALLGHSIKDPLSWGLDFAMPATFLSIIIPQIKSFNMFTVFLVSGICAVGAYFFIPGKWYIIVATIIGASLGTILEMKDDE; encoded by the coding sequence ATGGAACTTAAATCAATGGTTTCTAGGGAAAGAGAAGAATTTCTTTTGGGAATTAAAAAGACTATACCATTTATGATTGGTGTAATGCCCTTTGGCTTAGCTTATGGAATCATGGCATCTCAAGCGCATTTATCTGTTTTGGAAACTACTCTTATGTCAATGATAGTGTTTGCGGGTTCGGCACAATTTATGGCTATTGGTATGATAAGTGAAGGTGTTGGTTTTACTTATATTGTTATTTCTACTCTATTAATAAATTTACGCCATCTATTAATGGGCTTATCCTTATCACCGTATTTTAAGAATTTAAAATTAAGATGGTTATATTTACTTTCCTTTGGAATGACTGATGAGGGTTATGCCTGTACAATTAGTTATTATCAAGATAAGGGTGTTGATGAAGGTAATCCTTACTTTATGTTGGGATCTGAAGTGGGGTTGTATATCTTTTGGATGGGTAGTTCCATTATAGGAGCCTTATTGGGACACTCAATAAAAGATCCTTTATCTTGGGGATTGGATTTTGCAATGCCAGCTACTTTTTTAAGTATTATTATACCTCAGATTAAATCCTTTAATATGTTTACTGTATTTTTAGTTTCAGGAATTTGTGCAGTGGGAGCATATTTTTTTATACCAGGAAAGTGGTATATTATTGTAGCTACAATTATAGGAGCTTCATTAGGTACTATCCTTGAAATGAAAGATGATGAGTAG
- a CDS encoding AzlD domain-containing protein, giving the protein MRLEYIILIVLMGIVTYITRVSFLVFFNNKNISKVLNRSLKYIPASILAALIFPGVFAPSGNLDMAITNPYIGASGITIISVLLSKNSAFSIVLGIVSLVLLRKFI; this is encoded by the coding sequence ATGAGATTAGAATACATAATTTTAATAGTATTAATGGGAATTGTTACTTATATTACAAGAGTAAGCTTTCTTGTATTTTTTAACAATAAAAATATTTCAAAAGTTTTAAATCGTTCTTTAAAGTATATACCTGCATCAATTTTAGCAGCACTAATATTCCCAGGGGTATTCGCTCCGAGTGGCAATCTGGATATGGCCATAACCAATCCATATATAGGTGCCAGTGGGATTACAATTATTTCCGTTTTGTTAAGTAAAAATTCGGCATTTAGTATTGTGTTAGGAATTGTTTCTTTAGTATTGCTGAGAAAGTTTATATAA
- a CDS encoding GNAT family N-acetyltransferase has protein sequence MNIYIRQELNKDYIITEELTEKAFKGMEFSNNNEALLVRRLRKSKYFIPELSLVAEMDDEIVGHILLSKIKINNDNNSIESLALAPISVLPEYQNKGVGKTLIKDVLNRAKELGYKSVIVVGHEKYYPKFGFRPMKNWKIRAAFDVPENVLMGLELEKDAFSECENGIIEYPKVFFE, from the coding sequence ATGAATATTTATATAAGGCAAGAGCTAAATAAAGATTATATAATAACAGAAGAGTTGACAGAAAAAGCATTCAAAGGTATGGAATTTAGTAATAACAATGAAGCTTTACTTGTTCGTAGATTAAGGAAAAGTAAATATTTCATTCCAGAATTGTCTTTGGTGGCTGAAATGGACGATGAAATAGTGGGACACATATTATTATCTAAGATAAAAATAAATAATGATAACAATTCAATTGAATCATTAGCACTTGCTCCCATTTCCGTTTTACCAGAATATCAAAACAAAGGAGTAGGGAAGACTTTAATTAAAGATGTATTAAATAGGGCAAAGGAACTTGGATATAAATCAGTAATAGTTGTTGGACATGAAAAATATTATCCTAAATTTGGATTTAGACCTATGAAAAATTGGAAAATAAGAGCAGCATTTGATGTGCCTGAAAATGTGCTCATGGGATTAGAATTAGAAAAAGATGCTTTTTCAGAATGTGAAAATGGCATAATTGAATATCCAAAAGTATTTTTTGAATAA